One genomic window of Cinclus cinclus chromosome 6, bCinCin1.1, whole genome shotgun sequence includes the following:
- the SAMD15 gene encoding sterile alpha motif domain-containing protein 15 yields the protein MEPRPGPARPGVAEGPQPEPGGAGRQPSVWPFLTWSVEEVAEWVAQLGFPQYEECFRANGVTGRRLIQVNCSNLPGMGVTDFGHTQEISRHVRELLGIEEPLFSRSIALPYRDNMGLFLERKAPTGKRADALTFSQFIQKAGLEPYTTVPSLQGSQTMMEVDALPASQDMQRQN from the exons ATGGAGCCGCGCCCGGGTCCCGCGAGGCCTGGAGTGGCTGAAGGGCCGCAGCCTGAGCCCGGGGGCGCGGGGAGACAGCCGTCCGTCTGGCCCTTCCTGACCTGGAGCGTCGAGGAAGTGGCTGAGTGGGTGGCGCAGCTCGGCTTCCCCCAGTACGAG GAATGCTTCAGGGCCAACGGCGTCACCGGCCGCCGCCTCATCCAGGTGAACTGCTCCAACCTGCCCGGCATGGGCGTCACGGACTTCGGCCACACGCAG GAAATTTCACGACACGTGCGAGAGCTGCTGGGGATTGAGGAGCCTCTATTCAGCAGATCCATTGCCCTCCCATACAGAGACAATATGGGTCTCTTCCTAGAGAGAAAGGCACCAACAGGAAAGAGGGCAGATGCCCTCACTTTCTCACAGTTTATCCAAAAAGCAGGACTGGAGCCATATACTACAGTTCCTTCTTTGCAAGGATCCCAGACCATGATGGAAGTGGATGCTCTTCCTGCATCACAGGACATGCAGAGGCAGAATTAG
- the VIPAS39 gene encoding spermatogenesis-defective protein 39 homolog isoform X1, producing MSRVRADEEEYWHSSKFRAFTFDDEDDELSQLKESKRAVNSLRDIVDDDDDDDLERVSWSGEPVGSISWSIKETASGSTGSLDGRDSSLQKGPSSYAALPKQASSYSLSSLFKGRNKLSSFQSLSDALTDTGIKNYAPELRRPKAEYKDYSSDWSPKDTVRRMQRGKICSLERFRSLQDKLLLLDEAVAGHDGNVITAVLIFLKRTLRREILFRELEVRQVALCHLIHFLREMGEQKFLLDLLRFLDRTEEVALSQYREHLNIQDVEKRREFLKGCIGLPFSAEDTSHIQDHYTLLERQIIIEANDRHLEMAGQSELFRKYPRKASILNMPLVTTLFYSCFYHYTEAEGMFSSPTNLKKTFKIPDKQYVLTALAARAKLRAWGDVDALLTTKNWLGYTKKKAPIGFHRVVEILQRNNAPVQVLQEYVRLVEDVETRLNLASKYKCHDVVIETYRDLKDRVQLTAYKCKVERGSAEEEKIQSILSNMQIRWKN from the exons ATGAGTAGGGTGCGAGCGGACGAGGAGGAGTACTGGCACAGTTCCAAGTTCCGGGCCTTCACCTTCGACGATGAGGATGACGAGCTCTCGCAG CTAAAGGAATCCAAACGGGCAGTGAACAGCCTTCGGGATAttgttgatgatgatgatgacgacGACCTCGAGAGGGTCAGCTGGAGTGGAGAACCTGTGGGAA GTATCTCCTGGTCAATCAAAGAGACAGcttctggcagcactggctccttgGATGGCCGAGACTCCAGCCTACAGAAGGGCCCTTCTTCCTATGCTGCTCTTCCCAAACAAGCTTCTTCCTACTCCCTAAGCAGCCTGTTCAAAG GACGAAACAAACTCTCAAGTTTTCAGTCCCTTTCAGATG CCCTCACTGACACAGGAATTAAAAACTATGCCCCAGAGCTGCGCAGACCGAAAGCTGAGTACAAG gatTACAGCAGTGACTGGAGCCCAAAAGATACAGTCAGGCGAATGCAGAGGGGCAAG ATCTGCTCTCTAGAGAGATTTCGGTCCCTGCAGGACAAGCTGCTGCTCTTGGATGAAGCTGTGGCAGGGCATGATGGGAATGTCATTACTGCT GTCCTGATATTCCTGAAACGGACGCTAAGGAGAG AGATCTTGTTTCGGGAACTGGAGGTGCGGCAGGTGGCCTTGTGCCATCTGATCCATTTCCTCAGAGAGATGGGTGAGCAGAAATTCCTTCTGGATCTGCTCAG GTTCTTAGATAGGACTGAGGAAGTTGCT cTGTCTCAGTACCGGGAGCATTTGAACATCCAGGATGTAGAAAAAAGGAGGGAATTTCTGAAAGGTTGCATCGG gctgccaTTTTCAGCTGAGGATACCTCCCACATCCAAGACCATTATACCTTGTTGGAGCGACAGATCATCATTGAG GCTAATGACCGGCACTTGGAGATGGCTGGGCAGTCAGAACTATTTCGGAAATATCCTCGCAAGGCTTCAATTCTCAACATGCCACTAGTGACCACCCTCTTCTATTCCTGTTTCTACCACTACACAGAGGCTGAG GGTATGTTCAGCAGCCCCACCAACCTGAAGAAGACATTTAAG ATTCCTGATAAGCAGTATGTGCTGACTGCCCTGGCTGCCCGTGCCAAGCTGCGGGCCTGGGGTGATGTGGATGCCCTCCTCACCACCAAG AACTGGCTGGGTTACACCAAGAAGAAGGCACCTATTGGCTTCCACCGGGTGGTGGAGATCTTGCAGAGGAACAatgctcctgtgcag GTGCTGCAGGAATATGTGCGCCTGGTGGAAGATGTGGAGACTCGGCTGAACCTCGCTAGCAAATACAAGTGCCATGATGTTGTCATAGAG ACCTACCGGGATCTAAAGGATCGTGTCCAGCTGACAGCATATAAGTGCAAGGTGGAGAGGGGCTCTGCAGAAGAAGAGAAGATACAGAGCATTCTCAGCAACATG CAAATCCGGTGGAAGAACTGA
- the VIPAS39 gene encoding spermatogenesis-defective protein 39 homolog isoform X2 → MSRVRADEEEYWHSSKFRAFTFDDEDDELSQLKESKRAVNSLRDIVDDDDDDDLERVSWSGEPVGSISWSIKETASGSTGSLDGRDSSLQKGPSSYAALPKQASSYSLSSLFKGRNKLSSFQSLSDALTDTGIKNYAPELRRPKAEYKICSLERFRSLQDKLLLLDEAVAGHDGNVITAVLIFLKRTLRREILFRELEVRQVALCHLIHFLREMGEQKFLLDLLRFLDRTEEVALSQYREHLNIQDVEKRREFLKGCIGLPFSAEDTSHIQDHYTLLERQIIIEANDRHLEMAGQSELFRKYPRKASILNMPLVTTLFYSCFYHYTEAEGMFSSPTNLKKTFKIPDKQYVLTALAARAKLRAWGDVDALLTTKNWLGYTKKKAPIGFHRVVEILQRNNAPVQVLQEYVRLVEDVETRLNLASKYKCHDVVIETYRDLKDRVQLTAYKCKVERGSAEEEKIQSILSNMQIRWKN, encoded by the exons ATGAGTAGGGTGCGAGCGGACGAGGAGGAGTACTGGCACAGTTCCAAGTTCCGGGCCTTCACCTTCGACGATGAGGATGACGAGCTCTCGCAG CTAAAGGAATCCAAACGGGCAGTGAACAGCCTTCGGGATAttgttgatgatgatgatgacgacGACCTCGAGAGGGTCAGCTGGAGTGGAGAACCTGTGGGAA GTATCTCCTGGTCAATCAAAGAGACAGcttctggcagcactggctccttgGATGGCCGAGACTCCAGCCTACAGAAGGGCCCTTCTTCCTATGCTGCTCTTCCCAAACAAGCTTCTTCCTACTCCCTAAGCAGCCTGTTCAAAG GACGAAACAAACTCTCAAGTTTTCAGTCCCTTTCAGATG CCCTCACTGACACAGGAATTAAAAACTATGCCCCAGAGCTGCGCAGACCGAAAGCTGAGTACAAG ATCTGCTCTCTAGAGAGATTTCGGTCCCTGCAGGACAAGCTGCTGCTCTTGGATGAAGCTGTGGCAGGGCATGATGGGAATGTCATTACTGCT GTCCTGATATTCCTGAAACGGACGCTAAGGAGAG AGATCTTGTTTCGGGAACTGGAGGTGCGGCAGGTGGCCTTGTGCCATCTGATCCATTTCCTCAGAGAGATGGGTGAGCAGAAATTCCTTCTGGATCTGCTCAG GTTCTTAGATAGGACTGAGGAAGTTGCT cTGTCTCAGTACCGGGAGCATTTGAACATCCAGGATGTAGAAAAAAGGAGGGAATTTCTGAAAGGTTGCATCGG gctgccaTTTTCAGCTGAGGATACCTCCCACATCCAAGACCATTATACCTTGTTGGAGCGACAGATCATCATTGAG GCTAATGACCGGCACTTGGAGATGGCTGGGCAGTCAGAACTATTTCGGAAATATCCTCGCAAGGCTTCAATTCTCAACATGCCACTAGTGACCACCCTCTTCTATTCCTGTTTCTACCACTACACAGAGGCTGAG GGTATGTTCAGCAGCCCCACCAACCTGAAGAAGACATTTAAG ATTCCTGATAAGCAGTATGTGCTGACTGCCCTGGCTGCCCGTGCCAAGCTGCGGGCCTGGGGTGATGTGGATGCCCTCCTCACCACCAAG AACTGGCTGGGTTACACCAAGAAGAAGGCACCTATTGGCTTCCACCGGGTGGTGGAGATCTTGCAGAGGAACAatgctcctgtgcag GTGCTGCAGGAATATGTGCGCCTGGTGGAAGATGTGGAGACTCGGCTGAACCTCGCTAGCAAATACAAGTGCCATGATGTTGTCATAGAG ACCTACCGGGATCTAAAGGATCGTGTCCAGCTGACAGCATATAAGTGCAAGGTGGAGAGGGGCTCTGCAGAAGAAGAGAAGATACAGAGCATTCTCAGCAACATG CAAATCCGGTGGAAGAACTGA